In Amycolatopsis methanolica 239, a single genomic region encodes these proteins:
- a CDS encoding DMT family transporter, whose protein sequence is MLVPVFLGFAAAFLFAASAALQRRAVIEVADSDVDGRAARHRVPVLWLIRKLLRKRVWLAGWATNLLGFFSQAAALHFGSIALVQPLLVTELLFALPMASAAIRRWPPLRDWLAGLAITGGVVVFLAVEGTAPLGGSPDQGRLLIAVLIAAATVVTLVQVAQKRGPLMHSALIATAAGICYAISAAMMKVTTDLLLNEGVAHTALTWPGYVLALSTFSGLLLGQQAYGSGSLSAAIAVMSIVNPAASYFLGLLAFNATLMTSPGPLAATAGAALLLILGVFGLAHSPTVHAETTRSAQHGVYPGSGKFSGTVPSRSRSSDSFAQD, encoded by the coding sequence GTGTTAGTCCCGGTATTCCTCGGATTCGCTGCGGCGTTCCTGTTCGCGGCGTCAGCCGCGCTTCAGCGACGCGCGGTCATCGAGGTTGCCGACAGCGACGTCGACGGGCGCGCCGCGCGGCATCGCGTCCCCGTACTGTGGCTGATTCGCAAGCTGTTGCGCAAGAGGGTGTGGCTCGCGGGATGGGCCACGAACCTGTTGGGCTTTTTCAGCCAAGCCGCCGCGCTGCACTTCGGGTCGATCGCGCTCGTGCAGCCGCTGCTGGTCACCGAGCTGCTCTTCGCGCTCCCGATGGCCTCCGCCGCGATCCGCCGCTGGCCGCCGCTGCGGGACTGGCTGGCCGGGCTCGCCATCACCGGCGGCGTGGTGGTGTTCCTCGCGGTCGAGGGCACCGCGCCGCTGGGTGGGTCGCCGGACCAGGGCCGCCTGCTGATCGCGGTGCTGATCGCCGCGGCCACCGTCGTCACCCTCGTGCAGGTGGCCCAGAAGCGGGGCCCGCTGATGCACAGTGCGCTCATCGCCACGGCGGCCGGCATCTGCTATGCGATCAGCGCGGCCATGATGAAGGTGACGACCGACCTGCTGTTGAACGAGGGTGTCGCTCACACGGCGCTCACCTGGCCGGGGTACGTGCTCGCGCTGTCGACCTTCTCCGGGCTGCTGCTCGGGCAGCAGGCTTACGGGTCGGGTTCGCTGTCCGCGGCCATCGCCGTGATGTCCATCGTGAACCCCGCGGCCAGCTATTTCCTGGGGCTACTGGCGTTCAACGCGACGCTGATGACCTCGCCGGGCCCGCTCGCGGCGACCGCAGGCGCGGCCCTCCTGCTGATCCTCGGTGTGTTCGGGCTCGCGCACTCGCCGACCGTGCATGCGGAGACGACCCGGTCGGCCCAACACGGGGTTTATCCGGGAAGTGGTAAATTCTCGGGAACCGTTCCATCTCGGTCCCGTTCTTCGGACTCCTTCGCTCAGGATTAA
- a CDS encoding SDR family NAD(P)-dependent oxidoreductase — protein sequence MDVRGAVAVVTGASSGIGAATALRLHEAGARLVLHGRDGDRLDALAERTGGVAVRADFAEPGAVEAAAEEIAARAGRVDVLVNNAGMGYAGPVSGMSGADVRRLLSVNLAAPVELTRALLPALLDCPRSVVVFVTSIAGRAGVAGESVYSATKAGVDVFAESLRLELAGTGVRVGVVVPGVVDTEFFARRGRPYQRRSPRPVPADKVAAAVLGAITAERAEQYVPRWLRLPIAVRGTVPSVYRALSARFGGSAEFPESFRHWKR from the coding sequence ATGGACGTCCGCGGAGCGGTCGCGGTGGTCACCGGTGCCTCGTCGGGCATCGGGGCGGCCACCGCGCTCCGGCTGCACGAGGCCGGTGCTCGCCTCGTGCTGCACGGCCGGGACGGCGACCGGCTGGACGCGCTCGCGGAGCGCACCGGCGGGGTCGCCGTCCGCGCCGACTTCGCCGAGCCCGGCGCGGTGGAAGCCGCGGCGGAGGAGATCGCGGCGCGGGCCGGCCGGGTGGACGTGCTCGTCAACAACGCCGGGATGGGCTACGCCGGACCGGTGTCCGGGATGTCCGGTGCCGACGTGCGGCGGTTGCTCTCCGTGAACCTGGCCGCTCCGGTCGAACTGACCCGCGCCCTGCTGCCCGCGCTCCTCGACTGCCCCCGGTCGGTGGTGGTGTTCGTCACGTCCATCGCGGGCCGGGCCGGGGTCGCGGGGGAGTCGGTGTACTCGGCGACCAAGGCGGGGGTGGACGTTTTCGCCGAGAGCCTGCGGCTGGAACTGGCCGGTACCGGGGTGCGGGTCGGGGTGGTCGTGCCCGGGGTGGTGGACACCGAGTTCTTCGCCCGCCGCGGCCGTCCCTACCAGCGGCGTAGCCCCAGACCGGTGCCCGCGGACAAGGTCGCCGCGGCGGTGCTGGGAGCGATCACGGCGGAACGGGCCGAGCAGTACGTGCCGCGCTGGCTGAGGTTGCCAATTGCGGTGCGTGGGACCGTGCCCTCGGTGTACCGTGCACTATCTGCCCGGTTCGGGGGTTCGGCTGAGTTCCCGGAATCTTTCCGCCACTGGAAGCGCTGA
- a CDS encoding FKBP-type peptidyl-prolyl cis-trans isomerase, with protein sequence MRNAGKIVLAAAAALALGACAPDQDPSSFPPGGGPTYPAPEPAAASASASAGHDTGSAAHECTADDITVTGDFGAKPTITIPDTCSAPTKLLTKDLKPGTGATAHAGSTLQMDYDLVTWSDKVDQQNSFGSAPFSFALGEGTAIPGWDQGLEGIKQGGRRLLVIPPDLGYGARGNGPIKPNETLVFVVDAVQVAG encoded by the coding sequence ATGCGTAACGCTGGCAAGATCGTGCTCGCGGCGGCAGCCGCCCTCGCTCTCGGGGCCTGCGCGCCCGACCAGGACCCGTCTTCCTTCCCGCCCGGTGGCGGCCCGACCTACCCGGCGCCCGAGCCGGCGGCGGCGTCCGCGAGCGCCTCGGCGGGGCACGACACGGGCAGCGCCGCGCACGAGTGCACCGCGGACGACATCACCGTGACCGGTGACTTCGGGGCCAAGCCGACGATCACGATCCCGGACACGTGCAGCGCGCCGACCAAGCTGCTGACGAAGGACCTGAAGCCGGGCACCGGCGCCACCGCCCACGCCGGCAGCACGCTGCAGATGGACTACGACCTGGTGACCTGGTCGGACAAGGTCGACCAGCAGAACTCGTTCGGCTCGGCGCCGTTCTCGTTCGCGCTGGGCGAGGGCACCGCGATCCCGGGCTGGGACCAGGGCCTGGAGGGCATCAAGCAGGGCGGCCGCCGCCTGCTGGTCATCCCGCCGGACCTCGGCTACGGCGCCCGCGGCAACGGCCCGATCAAGCCGAACGAGACGCTCGTCTTCGTCGTCGACGCCGTCCAGGTCGCCGGCTGA
- a CDS encoding ATP-binding domain-containing protein, with product MAEDREPENTTDLQHEQDYVSMLYRRLDAERTTAERRLERALRSHGETPQESAERDAASSLHHERLAQLGSVEQGLCFGRLDFHGEQAPAYIGRLGLFDEDGDYEPLLLDWRAPAARPFYLATAASPEGVRRRRHIRTLSRKVVGLDDEILDLRAVDGQQADLGLAGEAALLAALERKRTGEMSDIVATIQAEQDDIIRDDLSGVVVVQGGPGTGKTAVALHRAAYLLYTYRQQLASRGVLVVGPNSTFLHYIGQVLPSLGETGVLLSTIGQLFPGIRARGADSRAAAEVKGRLVMVDVLTRAVADRQRVPDERFEVAFDDDVLVLDRAVVERARDKARRTRRPHNLARRVFVDAMLDALTERAAVRMEVDLFEGVPDIPLAEDETADAPVLDAGDRVEIRKELAESETVAAAIDELWPKITPQRLLRDLFAEPDRLLSASEGLLSDDDRAALKRPARSPWTPGDVPLLDELAELLGEDDEAERAARERREREERAYAEGVLDIMDQDEELLDEDQINIADILDAELFAERQERSSHLTAAQRAARDRTWTFGHVIVDEAQELSAMDWRLLMRRCPSRSMTVVGDVAQTGAPGGASSWRDMLGHYVGDRWRLRELTVNYRTPVEIMNRAAEALREVDPDLRVPTSVRETGVEPWRAPLGERPLASIVDDEVAAADGGTVAVLVPAARLGSVRSELDGHGDAVSVLTVAEAKGLEFDGVVVLAPEEIVAESPRGWNDLYVGYTRATQRLGILYSAGRPTSTPG from the coding sequence GTGGCTGAGGACCGGGAACCGGAGAACACGACCGACCTTCAGCACGAGCAGGACTACGTGTCCATGCTCTACCGCAGGCTCGACGCCGAGCGCACCACCGCCGAACGGCGCCTGGAGCGGGCGCTGCGCTCGCACGGGGAGACCCCGCAGGAGAGCGCCGAGCGGGACGCCGCCAGCAGCCTCCACCACGAGCGGCTCGCGCAGCTCGGCTCCGTCGAGCAGGGCCTGTGCTTCGGCAGGCTCGATTTCCACGGCGAGCAGGCGCCCGCCTACATCGGACGGCTCGGCCTGTTCGACGAGGACGGTGACTACGAGCCGCTGCTGCTGGACTGGCGCGCGCCCGCCGCGCGGCCGTTCTACCTGGCCACCGCCGCGTCCCCTGAGGGCGTGCGGCGCCGCAGGCACATCCGCACGCTGAGCCGCAAGGTCGTCGGCCTCGACGACGAGATCCTCGACCTGCGCGCCGTCGACGGGCAGCAGGCGGACCTGGGCCTGGCCGGCGAGGCCGCCCTGCTGGCCGCGCTGGAGCGCAAGCGCACGGGTGAGATGAGCGACATCGTCGCCACCATCCAGGCCGAGCAGGACGACATCATCCGCGACGACCTCAGCGGCGTCGTCGTGGTCCAGGGCGGGCCGGGCACCGGCAAGACCGCCGTGGCCCTGCACCGGGCCGCCTACCTCCTCTACACCTACCGCCAGCAGCTCGCCTCCCGCGGCGTGCTCGTGGTGGGGCCGAACAGCACGTTCCTGCACTACATCGGCCAGGTTCTGCCGTCGCTGGGCGAGACCGGGGTGCTGCTGTCCACGATCGGGCAGCTGTTCCCCGGTATCCGGGCGCGCGGCGCGGACAGCCGCGCGGCCGCCGAGGTCAAGGGCAGGCTGGTCATGGTCGACGTGCTCACCAGGGCCGTCGCCGACCGCCAGCGTGTGCCGGACGAGCGGTTCGAGGTCGCCTTCGACGACGACGTGCTGGTGCTTGACCGCGCCGTCGTCGAGCGGGCGCGCGACAAGGCCCGGCGCACCCGCCGCCCGCACAACCTGGCGCGGCGCGTGTTCGTCGACGCGATGCTGGACGCGCTGACCGAGCGGGCCGCGGTGCGCATGGAGGTCGACCTCTTCGAGGGGGTCCCCGACATCCCGCTCGCCGAGGACGAGACCGCCGACGCGCCCGTGCTGGACGCGGGGGACCGGGTCGAGATCCGCAAGGAACTCGCCGAGTCCGAGACCGTCGCCGCGGCGATCGACGAGCTGTGGCCGAAGATCACCCCGCAGCGGCTGCTGCGCGACCTGTTCGCCGAACCGGACCGGCTGCTGTCCGCGTCCGAGGGGCTGCTCTCCGACGACGACCGCGCGGCGCTGAAGCGCCCGGCCCGCTCGCCCTGGACGCCGGGCGACGTGCCGCTGCTCGACGAGCTGGCCGAGCTGCTCGGCGAGGACGATGAGGCCGAGCGCGCCGCCCGCGAACGGCGCGAGCGCGAGGAGCGCGCCTACGCCGAAGGTGTGCTCGACATCATGGACCAGGACGAGGAGCTCCTGGACGAGGACCAGATCAACATCGCCGACATCCTGGACGCCGAGCTGTTCGCCGAGCGGCAGGAACGCAGCAGCCACCTGACCGCCGCCCAGCGCGCGGCCCGCGACCGCACCTGGACGTTCGGGCACGTCATCGTCGACGAGGCGCAGGAGCTGTCCGCGATGGACTGGCGGCTGCTGATGCGCCGCTGCCCGAGCCGGTCGATGACCGTCGTCGGCGACGTCGCCCAGACCGGCGCGCCGGGCGGCGCGTCGTCGTGGCGGGACATGCTCGGCCACTACGTCGGGGACCGCTGGCGGCTGCGTGAGCTGACCGTCAACTACCGGACCCCGGTGGAGATCATGAACCGCGCCGCCGAGGCGCTGCGCGAGGTGGACCCGGACCTGCGGGTGCCGACGTCGGTGCGGGAAACCGGCGTCGAGCCGTGGCGCGCGCCGCTCGGCGAGCGCCCGCTGGCGTCCATCGTGGACGACGAGGTGGCTGCCGCGGACGGCGGCACCGTCGCGGTCCTGGTCCCGGCGGCCAGGCTTGGCTCGGTCCGGTCCGAACTGGACGGTCACGGCGACGCGGTGTCGGTGCTCACCGTCGCCGAGGCCAAGGGGCTCGAGTTCGACGGCGTCGTGGTGCTCGCGCCGGAGGAGATCGTGGCGGAGTCGCCGCGCGGCTGGAACGACCTCTACGTCGGCTACACCCGTGCCACGCAACGGCTCGGCATCTTGTACTCCGCCGGACGGCCGACGTCAACGCCCGGTTAA
- a CDS encoding heme o synthase, with protein MSLVNAAHGRSDSTSAVDPGGERPRGLRRVSRIVGAYVALTKPQVIELLLVTTIPAMFLAARTIPSPWLILATLVGGTMAAGSANALNCVIDADIDKVMNRTKRRPLVRDSVPRRNALVFALALGAGSFAMLYFTVNLLAAVLAIATILFYIFVYTLVLKRRTAQNVVWGGAAGCMPVVIGWAAVTGTVQWPAFVMFAVIFFWTPPHTWALAMKYRDDYERAGVPMLPVVATPEHVARQILIYSWVMVGWTLLLLPATSWLYASFAVLAGSWFLFYAHRLYSGVRRGVETKPMALFHRSNTYLMILFCALAVDSAIGLPTLGLPF; from the coding sequence TTGTCGTTGGTGAACGCTGCGCACGGGCGCAGTGACAGCACCAGCGCTGTCGACCCCGGAGGCGAGCGCCCGCGTGGTCTGCGGCGCGTGAGCCGGATCGTCGGCGCCTACGTCGCCCTGACCAAGCCTCAGGTCATCGAGCTGCTGCTGGTCACCACCATCCCGGCGATGTTCCTCGCCGCGCGCACGATCCCGTCGCCGTGGCTGATCCTGGCGACGCTGGTCGGCGGCACCATGGCCGCGGGCAGTGCGAACGCGCTGAACTGCGTCATCGACGCCGACATCGACAAGGTGATGAACCGGACCAAGCGGCGCCCGCTGGTCCGCGACTCGGTGCCGCGGCGCAACGCGCTGGTGTTCGCGCTGGCGCTGGGCGCCGGCTCGTTCGCGATGCTGTACTTCACGGTGAACCTGCTGGCCGCCGTGCTGGCGATCGCGACGATCCTGTTCTACATCTTCGTGTACACCCTGGTGCTCAAGCGGCGCACGGCGCAGAACGTGGTGTGGGGCGGCGCGGCGGGCTGCATGCCGGTGGTGATCGGCTGGGCCGCGGTCACCGGCACGGTGCAGTGGCCCGCGTTCGTGATGTTCGCCGTCATCTTCTTCTGGACGCCGCCGCACACCTGGGCGCTGGCCATGAAGTACCGCGACGACTACGAGCGCGCCGGCGTGCCGATGCTGCCGGTGGTCGCCACGCCGGAGCACGTGGCCCGCCAGATCCTCATCTACTCGTGGGTGATGGTCGGCTGGACGCTGCTCCTGCTGCCCGCGACGAGCTGGCTGTACGCGAGCTTCGCGGTGCTGGCCGGGTCCTGGTTCCTCTTCTACGCGCACCGCCTCTACTCGGGCGTCCGGCGCGGCGTGGAGACCAAGCCGATGGCCCTGTTCCACCGGTCGAACACGTACCTGATGATCCTGTTCTGCGCGCTCGCGGTCGACTCGGCGATCGGTCTGCCCACGCTCGGCCTGCCGTTCTGA
- the tkt gene encoding transketolase — protein MSDIASISENNPLLRRNLPADWTDLDTRAVDTVRVLAADAVENCGSGHPGTAMSLAPVAYSLFQRIMRHDPSDPEWPARDRFVLSAGHSSLTLYIQLYLAGYGLELEDLKQLRKWGSKTPGHPEYQHTKGVETTTGPLGQGLANAVGMAMAARRERGLLDPDAAPGESIFDHHIFVIASDGDIEEGVTSEASSIAGRQELGNLVVIYDDNKISIEDDTNIALSEDTAKRYEAYGWHVQVVEGGEDVVAFEEAIAAAKAETTRPSFILLRTVIGYPAPNKMNTGKAHGAALGAEEVAAVKEILGFDPERSFQVDDEVIEHTRKALDRGKQERAAWQERFDAWAAANPERKKLADRLATRDLPEGWAEKLPSWEPDAKGIATRKASGEVLNALADVLPELWGGSADLAESNNTTMKGADSFGPEKASTGMWQANPYGRTLHFGVREHAMGSILNGIALHGGTRPYGATFLVFSDYMRPPVRLAALMHAPVIYVWTHDSIGLGEDGPTHQPIEHLASLRAIPGLNVVRPADANETAGAWKAALEDKRHPSGLALTRQNVPVLEGTAADKVAKGAYVLAEASSGTPEVVLMATGSEVQLAVEARKTLEADGVPTRVVSVPCVEWFEAQDEAYRESVLPSGVKARVSVEAGIAQPWYRWVGDAGEIVSIEHFGASADYQTLFREFGFTADAVVDAARRSLAKTKNS, from the coding sequence GTGTCCGATATCGCCTCCATCAGCGAGAACAACCCACTGCTGCGGCGGAACCTGCCCGCCGACTGGACCGACCTCGACACCCGCGCGGTCGACACCGTCCGGGTGCTGGCCGCCGACGCGGTCGAGAACTGCGGCAGCGGTCACCCCGGCACCGCGATGAGCCTGGCGCCGGTGGCGTACTCGCTCTTCCAGCGGATCATGCGCCACGACCCGAGCGACCCGGAGTGGCCGGCGCGTGACCGGTTCGTCCTGTCCGCCGGGCACTCCAGCCTGACGCTCTACATCCAGCTTTACCTCGCCGGCTACGGCCTCGAGCTGGAGGACCTCAAGCAGCTGCGCAAGTGGGGCTCGAAGACCCCGGGCCACCCGGAGTACCAGCACACCAAGGGCGTGGAGACCACCACCGGCCCGCTCGGCCAGGGCCTGGCCAACGCGGTCGGCATGGCGATGGCCGCCCGCCGCGAGCGCGGCCTGCTCGACCCGGACGCCGCGCCCGGCGAGAGCATCTTCGACCACCACATCTTCGTGATCGCCTCCGACGGCGACATCGAGGAGGGTGTGACCTCCGAGGCCTCGTCCATCGCGGGCCGCCAGGAGCTGGGCAACCTGGTCGTCATCTACGACGACAACAAGATCTCGATCGAGGACGACACCAACATCGCGCTGTCCGAGGACACCGCGAAGCGGTACGAGGCCTACGGCTGGCACGTCCAGGTCGTCGAGGGCGGCGAGGACGTCGTCGCGTTCGAGGAGGCCATCGCGGCCGCCAAGGCGGAGACCACCCGCCCGTCGTTCATCCTGCTGCGCACCGTGATCGGCTACCCGGCGCCGAACAAGATGAACACCGGCAAGGCGCACGGCGCCGCGCTGGGCGCCGAGGAGGTCGCCGCGGTCAAGGAGATCCTCGGCTTCGACCCGGAGCGCAGCTTCCAGGTCGACGACGAGGTGATCGAGCACACGCGCAAGGCACTGGACCGCGGCAAGCAGGAGCGCGCCGCGTGGCAGGAGCGCTTCGACGCCTGGGCCGCCGCCAACCCGGAGCGCAAGAAGCTCGCCGACCGGCTGGCCACCCGCGACCTGCCCGAGGGCTGGGCCGAGAAGCTGCCGAGCTGGGAGCCCGACGCCAAGGGCATCGCGACCCGCAAGGCCTCCGGCGAGGTCCTCAACGCGCTGGCCGACGTGCTGCCGGAGCTGTGGGGCGGTTCGGCCGACCTGGCCGAGAGCAACAACACCACCATGAAGGGCGCCGACTCGTTCGGCCCGGAGAAGGCCTCCACCGGCATGTGGCAGGCCAACCCCTACGGCCGCACGTTGCACTTCGGTGTCCGCGAGCACGCCATGGGCTCGATCCTCAACGGCATCGCGCTGCACGGCGGCACCCGGCCCTACGGCGCCACCTTCCTGGTGTTCAGCGACTACATGCGCCCGCCGGTCCGGCTGGCCGCGCTGATGCACGCGCCGGTCATCTACGTGTGGACGCACGACTCGATCGGCCTCGGCGAGGACGGCCCGACGCACCAGCCGATCGAGCATCTGGCCTCACTGCGCGCCATCCCGGGCCTGAACGTGGTCCGGCCCGCCGACGCCAACGAGACCGCGGGCGCGTGGAAGGCCGCGCTGGAGGACAAGCGCCACCCGTCGGGCCTGGCGCTGACCCGCCAGAACGTCCCGGTGCTCGAGGGCACCGCGGCGGACAAGGTCGCCAAGGGCGCCTACGTGCTCGCCGAGGCCTCCTCCGGCACCCCGGAGGTCGTGCTGATGGCGACCGGTTCGGAGGTCCAGCTGGCCGTCGAGGCGCGCAAGACGCTCGAGGCCGACGGCGTGCCCACCCGGGTCGTGTCGGTGCCGTGCGTCGAGTGGTTCGAGGCGCAGGACGAGGCGTACCGCGAGTCGGTCCTGCCCAGCGGGGTGAAGGCCCGCGTGTCGGTCGAGGCCGGTATCGCGCAGCCGTGGTACCGCTGGGTCGGCGATGCCGGTGAGATCGTCTCGATCGAGCACTTCGGGGCCTCGGCCGACTACCAGACCCTGTTCCGCGAGTTCGGGTTCACCGCCGACGCCGTGGTCGACGCCGCGCGCCGCTCGCTCGCCAAGACCAAGAACTCCTGA
- the tal gene encoding transaldolase: MSDNLAQLSQAGVSIWLDDLSRERLNSGNLAELIRDRHVTGVTTNPTIFANALADGESYDAQVRELAARGADVHAAVRELTTTDVRNAADLFRDIYTRTNGVDGRVSIEVDPRLARDADKTAAEAQDLWKTVDRPNILVKIPATEEGLPAITKTLAEGISVNVTLIFSVERYRAVIEAYFAGLEQAKANGHDLATIESVASFFVSRVDSEIDKRLDAIGTDEAKALRGEAAIANARLAYAAYEELFATDRWQALAAAGARPQRPLWASTGVKDPSYSDTRYVDQLVVAGTVNTMPEKTLLAAADHAKVEGDKVTGTGAQAQEVFDKLAAVGIDIPDVFRTLEDEGVEKFDKSWAELLETVTGQLEKAKG, from the coding sequence ATGAGCGACAACCTGGCTCAGCTGTCTCAGGCCGGCGTGTCCATCTGGCTCGACGACCTGTCGCGCGAACGGCTGAACTCCGGCAACCTGGCCGAGCTCATCCGCGACCGTCACGTGACCGGCGTGACCACCAACCCGACGATCTTCGCCAACGCGCTCGCCGACGGCGAGTCCTACGACGCCCAGGTCCGCGAGCTGGCCGCTCGCGGCGCGGACGTGCACGCCGCCGTCCGCGAGCTGACCACCACCGACGTGCGCAACGCCGCGGACCTGTTCCGCGACATCTACACCCGCACGAACGGGGTGGACGGCCGCGTGTCGATCGAGGTCGACCCGCGCCTGGCCCGCGACGCCGACAAGACGGCCGCCGAGGCGCAGGACCTGTGGAAGACCGTCGACCGGCCGAACATCCTCGTCAAGATCCCGGCCACTGAGGAGGGCCTGCCCGCGATCACCAAGACCCTGGCCGAGGGCATCAGCGTCAACGTCACGCTGATCTTCTCGGTCGAGCGCTACCGCGCGGTGATCGAGGCCTACTTCGCCGGGCTGGAGCAGGCCAAGGCCAACGGCCACGACCTCGCCACGATCGAGTCGGTCGCCTCGTTCTTCGTGTCCCGTGTGGACAGTGAGATCGACAAGCGGCTGGACGCGATCGGCACCGACGAGGCCAAGGCGCTGCGCGGCGAGGCCGCGATCGCCAACGCCCGCCTGGCCTACGCCGCGTACGAGGAGCTGTTCGCCACCGACCGCTGGCAGGCGCTGGCCGCCGCGGGCGCGCGGCCGCAGCGCCCGCTGTGGGCCTCCACTGGCGTGAAGGACCCGTCCTATTCGGACACCCGCTACGTGGACCAGCTCGTAGTGGCGGGCACGGTCAACACCATGCCGGAGAAGACGCTGCTGGCCGCCGCCGACCACGCCAAGGTCGAGGGCGACAAGGTCACCGGCACCGGCGCGCAGGCGCAGGAGGTGTTCGACAAGCTCGCCGCGGTGGGCATCGACATCCCGGACGTCTTCCGCACGCTGGAGGACGAGGGCGTGGAGAAGTTCGACAAGTCCTGGGCCGAGCTGCTGGAGACCGTCACCGGGCAGCTCGAGAAGGCGAAGGGCTGA
- a CDS encoding glucose-6-phosphate isomerase, with protein MVGEELTVTISDEELAAQAAPLVDELVSDQVASKVAAQDPTLWGPDAESEASIRLSWTTLHKSSRPLIGEIEALREELRGEGVDRIVLAGMGGSSLAPEVIAATENVALTVLDTTDPGQVADALAGDLQRTVLVVSSKSGGTVETDSHRRIFAKAFADNGIDAARRIVVVTDPGSPLSELAEKEGYRKVFLADPHVGGRYSALTAFGLVPAGLAGADIARLLDQAAAAAQVLGNDSADNPAVKLAAAWAAAHNAGAEKVVLADTGSGITGFADWAEQLIAESTGKLGTGLLPVAVDGPAAPGFADAGADATPVAIGPVTGAAKVATTGSLGAQFLLWEFATAIAGRLLKINPFDQPDVEAAKKAARSLLDDPSKLTGGETPTTVDDAVEIFAPRELAAARSATVEGGGGRREGVSGDGSLSDVLREFLATAPEGGYLAVQAYLDRLDDASAALLRPELAKRTGLQTTFGWGPRFLHSTGQYHKGGHQNGIFLQITGANEDDLDVPDRPYTLGQLQHAQALGDGQVLTERGRPVLRLHLTDRAAGLAELMRAVQEAE; from the coding sequence GTGGTGGGGGAAGAGCTGACCGTCACGATCAGCGACGAGGAGCTGGCCGCGCAGGCGGCTCCGCTGGTCGACGAGCTCGTATCCGACCAGGTCGCGTCGAAGGTCGCGGCGCAGGACCCCACTCTGTGGGGCCCCGACGCCGAGTCCGAGGCTTCGATCCGGCTGTCCTGGACCACGCTGCACAAGTCGTCGCGCCCGCTGATCGGCGAGATCGAGGCGCTGCGTGAGGAGCTGCGCGGCGAGGGCGTCGACCGGATCGTCCTGGCTGGCATGGGCGGCTCGTCGCTCGCGCCGGAGGTCATCGCGGCGACCGAGAACGTCGCGCTGACCGTGCTGGACACCACCGACCCGGGCCAGGTCGCCGACGCGCTCGCCGGCGACCTCCAGCGCACGGTGCTGGTGGTGTCGTCGAAGTCCGGCGGCACGGTGGAGACCGACAGCCACCGCCGGATCTTCGCGAAGGCGTTCGCGGACAACGGGATCGACGCCGCGCGGCGGATCGTCGTGGTCACCGACCCCGGCTCGCCGCTGTCGGAGCTGGCCGAGAAGGAGGGGTACCGCAAGGTGTTCCTCGCCGACCCGCACGTGGGCGGGCGCTACTCGGCGCTCACCGCGTTCGGGCTGGTGCCCGCCGGGCTGGCCGGGGCGGACATCGCCCGGCTGCTCGACCAGGCCGCGGCCGCCGCGCAGGTCCTCGGCAACGACAGCGCCGACAACCCGGCGGTCAAGCTGGCCGCCGCGTGGGCCGCCGCGCACAACGCGGGCGCGGAGAAGGTCGTGCTGGCCGACACCGGCTCCGGCATCACCGGCTTCGCCGACTGGGCGGAGCAGCTGATCGCCGAGTCCACCGGCAAGCTCGGCACCGGCCTGCTGCCGGTCGCCGTGGACGGCCCGGCCGCGCCCGGCTTCGCCGACGCGGGCGCCGACGCGACCCCGGTCGCGATCGGCCCGGTGACCGGCGCCGCCAAGGTGGCCACCACCGGCTCGCTGGGCGCGCAGTTCCTGCTGTGGGAGTTCGCCACCGCGATCGCCGGGCGGCTGCTGAAGATCAACCCGTTCGACCAGCCGGACGTGGAGGCCGCGAAGAAGGCCGCCCGTTCGCTGCTGGACGACCCGTCGAAGCTGACCGGCGGCGAGACGCCGACCACGGTGGACGATGCGGTGGAGATCTTCGCCCCCCGGGAACTGGCAGCGGCGCGCAGCGCCACCGTTGAGGGTGGCGGTGGGCGACGGGAGGGCGTCTCGGGCGACGGCTCGCTGTCCGACGTGCTGCGGGAGTTCCTGGCGACCGCGCCGGAGGGCGGCTACCTCGCGGTGCAGGCCTATCTGGACCGCCTCGACGACGCCTCGGCGGCGCTGCTGCGTCCCGAGCTGGCGAAGCGGACCGGGCTGCAGACCACCTTCGGGTGGGGGCCGCGGTTCCTGCACTCGACCGGCCAGTACCACAAGGGCGGTCACCAGAACGGCATCTTCCTGCAGATCACCGGCGCGAACGAGGACGACCTCGACGTGCCGGACCGGCCCTACACCCTGGGCCAGCTGCAGCACGCGCAGGCGCTCGGCGACGGCCAGGTGCTGACCGAGCGCGGCCGTCCGGTGCTGCGTCTGCACCTGACCGACCGGGCCGCGGGCCTGGCTGAGCTCATGCGCGCGGTACAGGAGGCCGAGTGA